The following is a genomic window from Dama dama isolate Ldn47 chromosome 4, ASM3311817v1, whole genome shotgun sequence.
GCAGAGCTCCTGACCTCTCACGTCAAGTATCACTTCTCCGTCTCTGTGCTCAGCTCTCCCAGCTACAGAACTCCCTAAGAAAGACCAAGTCACATCCCCTTTATCCTCTGCCATCAGTTGTCCAAGACTGAACAAAGCACAGTGCTTGTTTAATGTTTGTGTTGCTTGAATTGACATCAATTCAAGGGAGATATTAAGCTCCCTTCTCCTGGTTGGGGCACAGTTGAGCTTGAAGGTCCGTACACTGGGGTGTCTCAGGTCAGGTGCAGACTGTGTGGAGTCAGGTCGTGTAAGGGGACTGGGAGAGAGCAGGCTTGAGTGGGGTCCTGGGCCTTACAGCCCACATTTCCTAGGTTCCCTGATGATCAAATGAATTCAAGTGTTCACAGAAATGGCCAATGAAAAGTACAAAGCTGAAATAGGAAACAGTTTTCTTTGAGCCAAACTGCAGACTGTAGCAAGGGAGACAGTGTCTctatagctctgaggaactgctctgcTGAAGTGTGGTGTCCAGCACAGTCTTCTACCTCATCCAAGCAAAGGACATACATCAACATGACAGGATGTATTCCTTCAAGCTTTCAAAACAGACAGACTTCATACACAGACAGCAAGACGGCAGCTCCCTGGTGACTGGGAAGGGAACCTTATCTCCCAGGGAGCGCTAACACTGATGCCATGAGGAGGGAGTTACTCATCCTTATCTTCAAAACAGATGCTCTTTACCTCAGTTGTTAAAGAAGACATTCTGTGAAGGTTTACTTTACATGAAGTTTAGGCTGAATCATGTATTATAAGTCAAAATGAAGTCCCCATACCTCAATATGTGAACATCTTCTCCATCACAAGCAGATAAAAATCTTACAACAGTGATTCTCCTTCTGATGATGTATGCAGAAGAATTGAATGCACACTCTGGAAGAGATATTTGCAAATTCCTGTTCACAGCACTTTTCACAATAACTAAAGCATGAGAACAACCCAAGTTTTCCACTGATCAAAGAATGGATAAGCCAATATGGTAGGTACCCACAATAGAGTATTGTTCACCattatgaaaaaaaggaaaaaataaataaaaaaataaaaaagaggaattCTAACACAAGATACAATAGGGATGACCTTGTGGACATTTCACTAGGTAAAATAAGCCTGACaggaaaggagaaatattgaatgGCTCCACTTAAAATAAAGTACCTGGAGcagtcagattcatagagacagaaagtagaaggatAATTGCCAGGAACTGTGAACAGGAAATGGGAATTACTGTTGAATGGAGCAGAACTGAcatttttgcaagatgaaaaactTCTGAAGTTTGCACAAAATTTGAAGGTACTTAACACAACTGACCTGcagactttaaaatggtcaatTTTGTGTTATGAGTATTTTaccacacataaaaaaaaaaaaaaaaaaaaccactcagaACCAGCCCCCACCCGAGGGTAACCACAGAAGAGTCAGGGCTGATAGTAACACTGCTCCCCGCCCACCCAGTCCCATCTCTACCCCAACAACCCAGGGGTGAGGACTGTCTTCTGTGCTCAGGACTCCCTGCTTTGGTTCTTGGAGATGTCTCAGCTCCAGCCCCGCATGGCTTAAACTCAGCCCCACTGACTGATCTAGTGCTCCAGGCTCTGCTCCAAGGATCCAGTAAGTCTCGGGTCACCCTCTCCTGCAGGAGACTGTGTGCTGAGTTCACATCCTCCCAAAGAGACCCCAGCAAACCCAGAGTGCAGAGGGGTCAGCCTGGCTCCTCACTGAGGGTGGAGagacccattttccagatgaaagcAGAAGAAGCTGAGAGCCATTGTGTTTGTGTGagaagaggtggggaggggggattggatcAAGTCTAGAGGTTGTGAGactcttttcagactctttaataTAGAAATAATAGACTGAGGACCTTGAGGAAAACTTGCCGCCAAGAGAGCACATTTTGGAGCTTTTGCTGCCTGGAAGAGGGGTCTCTGGAGTCCCACTCCTAGATCTTTATTGAAGAtttgaaaagaattaaattaggaTCATGGGGACCGTGAAGGTCACCGCACCTCTGATCTTCGCCATCTCAGTTGCTACCATAGGCTCTTTCCAGTTTGGCTACAACTCTGGAGTCATCAATGCTCCTGAGGCCATCATAAAGGACTTTCTCAACTACACTTTGGAGGAGCAGTCAGAAACCCCCCCGTCCAGGGTGCTCCTCACATTCCTGTGGTCCTTGTCCGTGGCCATCTTCTCCGTGGGTGGTATGATCGGTTCCCTCTCCGTCGGACTCTTTGTCAACCGATTTGGCAGGCGCAATTCAATGCTTATTGTCAACGTGTTGGCCATAGCTGGCGGCTGCCTTATGGGATTCTGCAAAATAGCAGAGTCAGTTGAAATGCTGATCATGGGCCGACTGGTTATTGGCCTCTTCTGCGGACTCTGTACAGGATTCGTGCCCATGTACATTAAAGAGATCTCGCCTACTGCCCGACGGGGCACCTTTGGTGCTCTCAACCAGCTGGGCATTGTTATTGGAATTCTGGTGGCCCAGATCTTTGGTCTAGAAGTCATCTTGGGGACTAAAGATCTCTGGCCTCTGCTCCTGGGCTTCACCATCATACCAGCCATCATCCAGCTCGCTGCCCTTCCATTTTGCCCTGAAAGTCCTAGATTCTTGCTCATTAatagaaaggaggaggagaaagcaaaggaggtCCTCCAGAGATTCTGGGGCACCGAGGACGTGGCTCAGGACATCCAGGAGATGAAGGATGAGAGTGTGCGGATGTCACAGGAGAAGCAAGTCACAGTGCTAGAGCTCTTTCGCTCCCCCACCTACCGGCAACCCATCTTTATCTCCATCATGCTCCAGCTCTCCCAGCA
Proteins encoded in this region:
- the LOC133051935 gene encoding solute carrier family 2, facilitated glucose transporter member 3-like, with amino-acid sequence MGTVKVTAPLIFAISVATIGSFQFGYNSGVINAPEAIIKDFLNYTLEEQSETPPSRVLLTFLWSLSVAIFSVGGMIGSLSVGLFVNRFGRRNSMLIVNVLAIAGGCLMGFCKIAESVEMLIMGRLVIGLFCGLCTGFVPMYIKEISPTARRGTFGALNQLGIVIGILVAQIFGLEVILGTKDLWPLLLGFTIIPAIIQLAALPFCPESPRFLLINRKEEEKAKEVLQRFWGTEDVAQDIQEMKDESVRMSQEKQVTVLELFRSPTYRQPIFISIMLQLSQQLSGINVVFYYSTGIFKDAGVQEPVYATISTGVFNIIFTVVSVFLVERAGRRTLLLTGLGGMAFCSIFIMISLLLTNDYSSMSFICIGAILVFVAFFEIGPGPIPWFIVAELFGQGPHPAAMAVAGCSNWTSNFLVGLLFPLAAFYLGAYVFIFFTVFLVIFWVFTFFKVPENHGRTFEEITPAFEG